Within Patescibacteria group bacterium, the genomic segment CCAAACATCCATTATTAATAGTGGCACAACCAAAGTTGAGACCAGAGGAATAACAAGGATATGTTTGAGGAATCTATAAGTATTTTTCAGGTAAATCATATAGTTGATTTTAAAAAATTTGCATATTTAGCATCGGCATTAACAGAAGTTGAGTTCTCCTCGTGACCGAAGGGAACAGAGCTGAGAACTCAATTTGGGAAAATCACGAGCCGAGTGATTTTCCTGTTAATGCCTGTTATATGAGGGTGAGGAGCGTAGCGACGAAAGCGCAGCGTCCCCTTGAGTTTCTGTTGCCCCGTTACTTCTTAGCTATTACATAGAGTTTAGTATAATTCAGCTCCTCTTTTGATTTTGGTTCTCGTTCATAGTGTTTCACAATAGAGAACCCATTTTTAACAAGCAAGTTCTGAACCTCGTCAAAAGAAATGATATTTAAGAAAAGTTTTTCATCGGGTTTGAAAGGTTCATCGATAAAAATTTCCTCTGATTTTCCTCCTTGAAATGCAATATAGATTGCACCATCTTTTTTAAGAATTTGGTGGAATTTTTCTAAAAGAGCAGGAACATCTTTTTTAGGAATATGAATTAGAGAGCAAGAAGCTAAAATTCCATCAAAAGAATTAGGAGGAAAATCTAATGTTCTAATATCTTGCTGTCTAAAATCAATTTGAGGAAATTTTTGTCTTGCAATATTAAGCATTTCTTTTGACAAATCTATACCAATAATTTCAAAACCTTCGGATTCCATAAATCCAGCATCTACTCCTACACCACAACCAACATCAAGAATTTTTGCGTCTTTTGGAAGCAGAGCCAAAAATTCTTCTATATATTCTGAAGGTTTTGAAAACTCTTTTGCATAAGGTTCTGCAATTTTATCATATACAGAACTT encodes:
- a CDS encoding methyltransferase domain-containing protein, whose translation is MDKSKQASSVYDKIAEPYAKEFSKPSEYIEEFLALLPKDAKILDVGCGVGVDAGFMESEGFEIIGIDLSKEMLNIARQKFPQIDFRQQDIRTLDFPPNSFDGILASCSLIHIPKKDVPALLEKFHQILKKDGAIYIAFQGGKSEEIFIDEPFKPDEKLFLNIISFDEVQNLLVKNGFSIVKHYEREPKSKEELNYTKLYVIAKK